In the genome of Monodelphis domestica isolate mMonDom1 chromosome 2, mMonDom1.pri, whole genome shotgun sequence, one region contains:
- the LOC103104781 gene encoding sialomucin core protein 24-like: protein MQDPSRPLLWAMAACLAIFYMLSMTQPFPSTPTNFSESSTDSTMKKPSPQTTMNLPPKPRTNAMEPTMTQAPVQKAVENTQSAEHTTNPSPISPTPKPSPAVSTDTAVTTMVTSGTLNTTVSPYPSMKRSTFDAATFIGKLESH from the exons ATGCAGGATCCCTCTAGACCTCTCCTCTGGGCTATGGCTGCCTGCCTGGCCATATTTTATATGCTAAGTATGACCCAACCATTCCCAAGCACTCCCACCAACTTCAGTGAGTCCTCGACAGATTCAACCATGAAGAAACCCAGTCCCCAAACCACAATGAATCTCCCTCCCAAACCCAGGACAAATGCCATGGAGCCCACCATGACCCAGGCTCCTGTGCAGAAAGCTGTGGAGAATACACAAAGTGCAG AACACACCACCAATCCATCTCCAATCAGTCCTACACCTAAACCATCACCTGCAGTTTCAACAGACACAGCTGTCACGACAATGGTCACATCAGGTACACTGAATACCACTGTGAGTCCTTACCCATCTATGAAAAGATCTACTTTTGATGCAGCTACTTTCATTGGAAAACTTGAATCACATTAA